GGACATAAAAATGCCGAAGATGGACGGCGTAGAAATGGCCGAGAAGATCAAGGCAATCAAGGCTGACACCAGGATCATCGTCATGACCGCGTTTAGCGATCGCATCAATGTCGCTAAGTTCCGCTCCGTAGGAATCAGCCACTACTTGCTGAAACCGGTGAATTTCGGCGAGATGGTGACGGCCATAGCACGGTTGGTCGAGGAGATCCAGTCCCAGCGTGAATAATTCGGCGATACCCACGCTAAGGCGGCACGCAATCGGCAAGATTAGGGAGGCAACATCGCCCTGTTCCCTGCTGATGGTGGAGGACGATGTGGTGACTCGCACCGGTGCGCCGTGAAACAGTATGGTCTGAAACTCGTGATTGCGCGCATGGAGGCCCGCAAATTCACGATGGGCAATTTATGAAGCAGACTACGAGAAACAGGGTTGCATGTCTTCGAGGTGCACCGGCCAACATCGTCATCACCGGACATAAAGATTTCTGAAATGACAGGGATTGAGATGGCTCGCGCCAGAAGACAGTTCTGAGTGCTTATCGCAATCAACGGTGCGTTGAGGCGTTGTCCGAGACAGGTCACTGCGGCTACCTTATGAAGCCCGTGCATTTCAAGGAACTGTTTGCTCACATCGAGAAGTGTTGTGACCCATACAGCATGCTCCATAGCTAAAAACGGTAACCGTGGCGAAAACACCCGGCGCAAAGTCATTAGGAAGTATCCACCCGGGGCGGGGCTGTACTATGTCCCCGACGTTCCTGATCAATCTTGTCAACCCGTATCTGGCTTTTCACCCCTCTGGTACCAGCTGAAGCCTGTCACAGTTGGTGATCTTTGTCTCTCGTTCATCTCTTCTATTGCCTTCACCATCTCAACCCCGTCCATGCCCGGCATCCTAATGTCCGTCACCACGATGTTGACAGGGTCCTCACGAAACGTCTGTAGCCCAGCACGCCGCCGTATCCGAGTCTCACCTCAACTTGCGGCAGCTTACGAGCGTAAAGGTAGTGAGAACCTCGCAGGCTTTTTCATCATCTTCCACGACAAGAAGAGATAATCTCATGTTAGCTCCTGATGCTAATGCCTGCGGCTCTCATGCCGGGGGGGAGATCCTGCGACTTTACCTTTTCCTGATTGTTCTTCGACCGCTTTCGCTGGGCAAACCAAAGGACTTTGAAGCGGTATATAGCTTCACCGCGGACCGCTCTTTCTGGAAGACTCTGCGGCTTAATTTGCGTTTGCGCATTTGTTATGGTACAGAACCTCTGAACCCGCCAGTTGACGGTTTTTTTCCCAAGCCTAAGCCGCCGACTTGGCAAAGGACTCAGTGCGGCACAGTCTTAATTGCATTGAGAAACAGGGGCTTGTCATTCAAGGACAGGTCTTATCTGATCCTGCAGCGCAGGAAGATCATATGAGGTGCGGGGGGGGGGGACCATGGACGACGTCAAGACTGCGCGTTTTATCCTGCGATATAAGACGGGTTACCGTCTAATGCTCCTGCTGCTTTCCATCTTTCTTCTTCCGTCGATCTCTCCCGCTGCCGACCCCGCAGCCGATATGGAGCCGCGAGCGCCGGCGACCGAATCGGAAACTCCGTCGCGTCTTGCCCCACTCGGGTTGGAAAAATTGATGGACCTCGAAGTCACTACCGTTACCCGCACTGAAAGCACGATCGGCAAATCTGCCGCGGCAGTGACGGTTATAACCCAGGAGGACATACGACGCTCGGGAGCAACGACCATACCGGAACTTTTCCGCCGCGTCCCAGGAATGGACGTGGCTCGGGTAGATAACAACAAATGGGCGACGAGCGCGAGAGGGTTCAACGACCGGTTTTCCAATAAAATGCTGGTTCAGATGGACGGCCGAACGATTTACGACGTGCTGTTGGCAGGGGTCGTCTGGAATTCCGTTGACTACCCACTTGAGGATATCGAACGGATCGAGGTAATTCGGGGGCCGGGCGCAAGCGTTTGGGGCGCGAACGCGGTCAACGGCGTAATAAATATCATTACCAAATCGGCAAAAGACACTCAGGGCGGGCTGTTAAGCGCGGACGGCGGGGTGCCTGAAGGCGTTTTGGGCGAAGTTCGCTATGGCGGCTTGATCAGGGATAAAGGATATTACCGCATCTATGCCCAGGGCTTTGACCATTACGAACAGTTCGCGCCCCAAGGGGACCCTAATGATGGATGGTGGGGAGCAGATACCGGCTTCCGTACGGATTGGCAGTTCGGCGACAGTGACTTAGTGACCTTTCAAGGAGACTATGTGCATAGCGACGCAGGACGACGGGACCCCTTCCCACTACTGAGCCCGCCGATTAACACTATAATCCAAGACACGTTTATCTCGGATAATTCAAATATCCTTGCCAGATGGACCCGCAATACCGGGGAGCAGGCAAATTGGACTCTTCAGGGCTACTGGTGGAGATTTGCTTCCGCACAGCCGGTTACTGACATC
The DNA window shown above is from Geomonas sp. RF6 and carries:
- a CDS encoding response regulator, translating into MRDISRARLSLLIVEDDKPVLDVFGAMLPRKFPQTDIHLAVDGEMGLGLFKEYVPDIVVTDIKMPKMDGVEMAEKIKAIKADTRIIVMTAFSDRINVAKFRSVGISHYLLKPVNFGEMVTAIARLVEEIQSQRE
- a CDS encoding response regulator is translated as MRRRAGLQTFREDPVNIVVTDIRMPGMDGVEMVKAIEEMNERQRSPTVTGFSWYQRGEKPDTG